In Buteo buteo chromosome 16, bButBut1.hap1.1, whole genome shotgun sequence, the DNA window CAGGAGCTCATCACCGCCTGGTACATCGGCTTTTTGGTGCTCATCTTCGCCTCCTTCCTCGTCTACCTGGCTGAGAAGGATGCCAATGCCCAATTCGCCACCTACGCCGACTCCCTGTGGTGGGGCACGGTAAGCTTGGCCACCGGCggtcccccagccccgggaggGGATGAGGAGGGTGGGACGGGGCCGCGGCGAGGGAGCTCCCTCCAGGCttccccctgctctgcccccgGGCAGGTCACCCTCACCACCATCGGCTACGGGGACAAGACGCCGCAGACGTGGCTGGGACGGATGCTGGCGGCCGGCTTCGCCCTGCTCGGCATCTCCTTCTTCGCGCTGCCTGCCGTGAGTAGGACGGAGGGTCCCTGCGCCTCCTGCCCTGTAGAAATCGGGGAGAAAGGGGCCAAATCCCACCCCTGCGCTGGGAGGGTCCCCGTCTCTCCTGGCTGGCGGCGGTGGCGTGGTCGGCACCCACGGACCCCGTCCCCTCCCGTCCCCAGGGGATCCTGGGCTCCGGCTTCGCCCTCAAAGTGCAGGAGCAGCATCGGCAGAAGCACTTTGAGAAAAGGCGGACTCCGGCGGCAAACCTGATCCAGGTAGCGCAGTGCTGGCATGTCCTGCCCCGTCCTTTCCCGGGGATGCTCCACCGTCCCCCGCTCCGTCtgctctgcctgtccctgcctgctgcaggcaggacccGAATGCCTGACCCCCACATCTGGCAGCTGGCTCCTTTGGGCCGGACTCGGCCCTTGGTGGCCAAGGGGGATGGAGAGGGGGGGGGATCTTGCCTCCTGCCCCCGCAGGGGCTGATCCCGATGCCCGCGGGCTCTCGCTCCCGTGCAGGCTGCCTGGCGCCTGTACTCGACGGACATCAGCCGGGCGTACCTGACGGCCACGTGGTGTTACTACGAcagcctcctgccctccttcagGTAAGCGGGGTGCGGGCGAGGGCTgcgggggtcccgggggggtcccaggcTGATGAGCAACGTGAGCAGCCCCTGCCACGGGGGGCCATGAGCTCCCACCGAGGGCTCGGTGGGGCTGAGCAGCACAGACATCTCGCTCAGCCCCGGGACGccggagccccagcacagcacctGCCAAAATGTCCAACACCCCCCTCCATCCTCACAGCGCCCGGCACCCATCCCACCCTGTCCTCTCTTGCCCCATCCATAGCCATCTTCCAGCACCGCCGCGGGGAAGAGGACGGTGCCACCGGCCACGGGGACCTCGTGGCTGTGGCGACGGAGCCGCGGCCGGCCAGGAGCCGGCTCCAAGCGGAGCAGATGGACCTGGGGGGGTCCAGCGgggagccctgcagggctcTCCCCTCCTGTGGCCCCTGGGATGTTGCCACCGCGGGTGGATCGAAGACTCTCCGAAGCTTTTCTGGACTCCCTGTGCGTTCCCATCACACCGAGCGCAACCGGGGTCTGCCGTGCGGTCCCCGTGCCCGAGCCCTACCCCGGGCTGGCAGTGCCCTCCCGCCTGCCTGTGCGTCCTGCCCCTGCTCCGGCCCTGTGTTCCTTTGCAGTGACAAATTCATTGTCCTGTTTcactctttattttttcaaagacagaGCTCTTAACAGCCGTGGCAGCGAGTCCCTCTTGTCCCTGACCGAGGAGATACGGCTTCCCATGCATCGCTGCCAAGCGTGGTACCAGGCTCTCCTGGCGTGAGCATCACGGGGGtctccaccagcccctcctgctGTGCAAGGAGCCATTTCTCCTGTAGCAGGGATAGGGCCAGGCTCGATCCCGGCCGGGTCTGAGCTTTCCCCTCCTGGCTGCTCCAGCAATGCCCAGACCCCCAGATCAGATGGTGGCGGGTCCCCTTGTCCCCCACCCCATGGCAAGGGTGGTCGtcctgcctggctctgcctgACCCATCCCTCCCAGCACGGGTCCAGCCCCTCTGCCAGTGGCCAGTCTCTGTGGGACCCTTTCCCAGcacgcccccctccccagcaccgtCACCCCCAGGTGCCAGCAGCACCCGCTGCTGCCTCAACCTGCTGCCCGAGCTGTTAAGAAACTGTCTTTTGAAAGGAAGTGctgtttttttgcttctttttttgttctggttttgctttggtttgcacAGAGGAGGACCCGGCTCTGCTCAGCCTTGGTTTGCTCATCTcatttgctttggaaagtttaatttctccatgtttttatttaaccCCAACCTCAGAGAGCTGGCCCTAATGTTTGAGCATTTGCACCGAGTCCGCAACGGAGGATTTAGGAATTCAGAGGTGAAAAAATTGCCTGACGGAGCCCCACCGCCTTATCACTCCTTCACCCCTGGCCAGAAAAGCATCAGCCCTGCCGCTTGTTCAGGGGAAAGGTAGGAGGGTGCAGCCCCACGGCCCCGcgttctccctcctctctgccttctctcctcTGCTCGTCTCTATCCTGCGATGCCACCGCGGTGCCTGTCACCGCCGGACCCCAGAGGAGCAGCCCCCGGTCCCACTCCCCACCCAGTGCCGTGCTGGGGCATCCCTCCAGCTCTGCCGCTGGCTGCCGGCATTGCTCCCGGCTCGCAGCTCCGGAGGGGGCACATTTGGTCCCCGCGAACAGACTCTGGGCTCTTGTACCCGTCGTGAAACCTCTTGCAACGTTCAGCTCCTTTTTTCACGTGGCCACGGCACCGGGACCTCGCACAGGGTAGCCAAGCGTGGCTGAAAATGGCCCTGCAAAGGCAGCGCTGCAAGCCCGTCGGGGCTGGAGCTGTGTGgccctgctgcagagccaggcaAGGAGCAAAAACCAGTTCCTGCAGTCCAAGACGGGCTTCCCATGCCCACAGCAGCGGGGAGCAGCGATGCCGAGCTGCCCCAGTGCCGACGAGAAGAGACAAGAGGGTTCGGGGCTGCCACGCTGCTGGTGGCAGCTGCTTTGCACCACGTCCCCAGTCTCCTCTGGCCGAAGAGCATCCTGGAGACCCCGGCGTGCCGCCACGGCTGCCGGCCTCCCACCCAGGACATCGGCACGGCGTGGGGCCCTGGGCCAACGTCAGGGTTaggtggggagagggagcgCTGCTCCTCCGTGGCatcgtgcctcagtttcccccgtGATGCTGGAAACAGGGCTGTGGGAGGTCTGGCGTGGCGTGGGGATGTGCCGAGCCGtggggctgcggctgccctgCTCCAGGCATGGGGCCGAGGGGGACCTGCTCCCCCCGCCATCCCCGAGGTGAGTATGGGCTTGGGGGGGCTTCTCCCTGCGGCAGCACCGGCCTGGGCTCGGTTTCCCAGTGAACAGCCgggagctggcaggggaggGACTGCAACCCCCCCCCGGCCATCCCACCCAGGGGGGCCTGAGccttcctccatctcctccacGAGCATCGCCTCTCGTAACATCtcatcttctctctctcctcccctctcctgctcaccctcctcctctccatccctccaaCCTACCCCCAAACCTTCTGTGCCCCCCGCTCACCCCcaagctggaaggaggaggacgTGCAGCCCCACAAGTGCTTACGCCTCAGGTAACGTTCGCCCCCGCCAGTGGCCGCAGCAAgcgggcaggggccgggggTCCGCAGAGCCGCAGCGGCGTTTGCGGGGTCACCACCCTTCAGCTGCTCGGCACCACGTGCCGTCACCAAATCGCTTTTTTGCCAGAGCTCCGCCGCTGAGAAACCGGACTTTCCTCCGCGGGGTGGGCGTTAGTGTTTATGCAGGACCTACACAAACAACTCCACTCGTGCTTCTTGCCTCCACAGCAGAAGGGGGTACCGTGGCCAGGTCCGGTGCAGCGGGAGATGCTCACCGGCGGCAGGCAGGGACCCTGCGCCCACGCACTGGGGTGCTGGCACGCCTGGGGGGGGTCGGGGACGCCGTGACCCGGGATGCTCCGCTCCCTCCCGGCCACGGGCTAACTCTCGTTTTCTCCTGTGTCTCTGCCCTGACCCTCCAGCCCGATCTTTAGTGGTAAGAGGAGACTTTTGCGGACGTGGGGCACGTGGAGACGGAGGTACTGCGTCCCGGCTGCCGGCGCTGGGCGGCTgcgcagggctggggagcactgggTGTGCGTGGTGGTCTGTACTGGGCTGCCTGCCGActgtggggcagaggagggTAGAGGCTGAAGGGTCATCCTTCTGCAGGGCAAGGGGGGGTCTGTGCATGGCCTGGGCTGAGCTGGCTGTCCCTGCTGTCTCCCACTGGCTCCCACAGCTtgccctgcctcagtttccccttccGTGCAGCACGGATGAGCCTGGTCTGTTGGCCGTGCTGGGCTTGCCGAGTCCAACAACAGCGAACTGAGGCACTTGGATAAACGTTGTCCCACGTCTGTCCTGCAGCCTGGTCCCCCGGGGGACAGCCCTACCCGTCCTCCAGCACTGCCCTGCATGCCCGGGACCAGTTTGTCCACAACCTGcatggggagaggctgggagccCAGTGCCCTGCCTGTACCCCTGCCTTGCCCTGGGACTCCTGGCCCAGGAAATCCAGGAGGCTCCCCAAAACAAACGCCGGGGTTTTGTGGAGCCTGTTGTGCAGCAGGCGTGGGGTTTGCTCCGCGGCTTCGCCTTCCTCCACTTGCAGGGCTGTGCGTCTGTCTGGCCTCCTTGCATGTCCCGAGGTGTGCTCGTGGTCCCACATCACACAAAAGGCAGCGCCAGATGGTATTTTTGTGTAGGTCCTACATAAACGATGCCTGTTGTCCCCCCACCACCGACCCAGCGGAGCAGCTGGTTTCAGGAGCAGAGCTTGCGTtagggcaggagggggctgctcCCCTGGCCCACCGGAGCAGAGCCTGAATTAGGTGGtgcagcctggaggaggaggaggatgaaggggCCCGGCTGGGTGCCCCAGAACGCCCCATGCCAGCGGGAacggggcaggagcagggctgctccttGCGGGACTGGGGCCGATTGCTCTGCCGGTGGCTCTGCTGCGTGTCCCACCCGCCGCCGTACCTGTCTCTCTGTGCTCtccctgtctgtctgtctcctcctttctcttctcttggggaaaaaaaacagtgtttaaagGAGTAACCCCACAGCTGCTCCTGCACGGGCATGCGGTACCGCCTGCTCCTGGCCTGCCTCGCACGCGAGCTCGTGCCCGTCGTGTGCCGGGGGCTCTCCGTCAGCTcggcacagcccccccccctcctaATCCCCAACTACGGTGGGCACCGTGTGTGCCCGCAGCAGGGATCCGCTCCtctccccgtccccatccccgtccccccctgGCACCCGGTCACCCCTGACGCTGCCCACCCCGCTCTCCCACCCAGCAACAAGATGGGCATCAAGGACCGCATCCGGCTGAGCAGCTCGCAGCGGCAGGGCAGCCGGGGCAGGCAGcacctgggaccccccctgcACCGCTCCCCCAGCACCGAGGACATCCCCGAGGCTTCCAGCCCCACCAAGGTGCAGAAGAGCTGGAGTTTTAATGACCGGACCCGTTTCCGTGCATCCCTGAGGCTCAAGCCGCGGACCCCGGTCGAGGGTAAGTCCTGGGGAGTGGTGGGGTCTGGGTCCGGCTGTGGGGTcgtgctggggggctgcaggtgtTTTGGAGGGCACAGAGGGACAGCCCTTAGGGTCTGCCACCCACCCACTCTTGGCACTCACAGCCGACTGCCCGCCGGAGGACAGCAGCGAGGAGAAGAGCTCCCACTGTGACCTGACCTTCGAGGACATCATGCCAGCAGTGAAGACCCTCATCCGGGCTGTCAGGTGAGACCATCCCCTCCCGCATCCCCCAGCATACGTGCTGCCATCCTTAGCTCCTTAGATCCACAGCTCTCAGCCCTTGGGGATGAGCGGACGTGTCCAGAGAGCCCCGGTGCAGCCCATGGCCATGGCCAAGCtgggcaaggagcagggacGGCTCCTGGCTCAGACCCCCATGGGGACAGTGATTCGGACCTCAGTGCTTTGCATGtgccccccgctcccccagcGTGGAGCCCACGGGCACCCCTGGTCCTCCCCCgtgccctgcagccagcccgGGTGTCCCTGCAGGATCCTGAAGTTCCTGGTGGCCAAGAGGAAGTTTAAGGAGACTTTGCGTCCCTACGATGTCAAGGACGTCATCGAGCAGTACTCGGCCGGCCACCTGGACATGCTGGGCAGGATCAAGAGCCTGCAGATGCGGTGAGGAGCTCTgaaggcggcggggggggggctctgggctCCCCTGAGTCTCCCACCACTAGCCATGCCCGCTGGGAGGGGTGCTGGCCCATCACGATGGGTGGGACACGTTCCCAGAGCCCCGTCCCGATCCGTTGTGGTCTCAACATGCCCTCCGGTCCGCTGGGAGTGAtgggctgtgtcccttccctccctgccagcgtGGACCAGATCGTGGGCAGGGGGGCCCTCGCTGCGGACAAGAAGACGcgggagaagggggagaagcCGGCGCTGGAGACGGAGCTGGTGGACGAGCTCAGCATGATGGGGCGAGTGGTCAAAGTGGAGAGGCAGGTCAGGAGGGGACGGCCGCCGGGGAGCATGTCACTGTCCCTTCGGTGCGAAGTGGGACCCCCCGGGTCCCCTCCCCGCGGGGAAGGACCCCCTCAGCCCTGCCCACCCTTGCAGGTGCAGTCCATTGAGCAGAAGCTGGACCTGCTGCTCGGTCTCTACTCCCAGTGCCTCCGCAAGGGCTCCATAAACTCCTTCAGCCTGGCCGCCGTGCAGGTGCCCCCCTGCGAGCCCGACATCACCTCCGACTACCACAGCCCCGTGGACCACGAGGACATCTCGGTCTCTGCCCAGACCCTGAACATCTCCAGGTCGGCCAGCGCCAACATGGACTGAGCGGGGAGGCAGTGGGACGGATCCCACCAGCGTGCAGCTGGTGGGATTGGGATGCCGGGATGTGGGAGCAGCGTGGCATCGCCCGGCCCCGTCTAGCCACGTCCCTGGCCACGTTACTTGAACCAAGTCGTCCTTTGCGGGGACACGGCTGCAGCGGGGTGCCCGctctggggatggggtgggagcCCGTGGCACTGCAGCATGGCCAGACCACGCTCCTGGGATGCTCCTGCCCTTCCCGGGggggtgagaccccccccccccccagctcctggggcCTCGAGCGCTCCCCAGCCGTGGCGGGGAGGCTCCAGACTGGCCCCATCCCCTGGGGTTTGGGTCGtacccccccagccctcagGACATGTCCAGCTCCCCAGTGGGGTCCTGCCTGGTCCCCCCAGAGCCGAGCCGGGACCACCGCCAGCTATGCAAGGCTTCATCTCCCTTCCGCTGCCAGTGCCAAGCAAGGGCGTTGGGGCACGACCCAgtgtggttttacctgcgtcGCTCCGGGTCAGGGCAGCGgcaggggaccccccccccaaaggccGGTGAGCGGGGGTCTGTCCCCCCCCTCACTCTCCTCTGCCTGGGTTGTTTCCCTGCTCGCAGGGCTGCAGCGCTGCGGCTGCGGCTGCACTTCTAGAAGCACAGCAGAGCCTTCTGCCTGCCCGTGCATGCTCCCAGGGCAATATATATATagaagatatatatatatatttatgcaatAATGTCTTAATATGCAACACCCCCGGGAAGAGCAACCCGTGGGGACATAGGCAATAAGCAAACCCCCCCTACCAGCACACAGGGCTAGATCCTGCTGCCCGTGGGGGCCCGCCTGGGTGCCCTGGGGGCTTGGGGCTGGGTGACAAACCTCCACCCGAGGGTGGCCCTGGGGCCacggggctgggcagggcctgtggagga includes these proteins:
- the KCNQ4 gene encoding potassium voltage-gated channel subfamily KQT member 4 — its product is MAGAAAGNGGERRGTALTAVRTEGTGPAGGTPPPRRRRRGLLVGPRPGTVARPPAGSSRCCRRRLQNWLYNVLERPRGGAFVYHVFIFLLVFSCLVLSVFSTIQEHQKLANQCLFILEFVMIVVFGMEYIIRVWAAGCCCRYRGWRGRFRFARKPFCVIDFIVFVASVAVIAAGTQGNIFATSALRSMRFLQILRMVRMDRRGGTWKLLGSVVYAHSKELITAWYIGFLVLIFASFLVYLAEKDANAQFATYADSLWWGTASPCSAPGQVTLTTIGYGDKTPQTWLGRMLAAGFALLGISFFALPAGILGSGFALKVQEQHRQKHFEKRRTPAANLIQAAWRLYSTDISRAYLTATWCYYDSLLPSFRELALMFEHLHRVRNGGFRNSEVKKLPDGAPPPYHSFTPGQKSISPAACSGESWKEEDVQPHKCLRLSNKMGIKDRIRLSSSQRQGSRGRQHLGPPLHRSPSTEDIPEASSPTKVQKSWSFNDRTRFRASLRLKPRTPVEADCPPEDSSEEKSSHCDLTFEDIMPAVKTLIRAVRILKFLVAKRKFKETLRPYDVKDVIEQYSAGHLDMLGRIKSLQMRVDQIVGRGALAADKKTREKGEKPALETELVDELSMMGRVVKVERQVQSIEQKLDLLLGLYSQCLRKGSINSFSLAAVQVPPCEPDITSDYHSPVDHEDISVSAQTLNISRSASANMD